A region of the Brienomyrus brachyistius isolate T26 chromosome 10, BBRACH_0.4, whole genome shotgun sequence genome:
CATGAGTCATCCTCACTCCCAGGAAGTGGAAGTGCGAAGGACAACCCGAGCAACGGCAGGCCAACACTTTAACGTTTACCATCTTCCGAGGCCTGCGGGGGTGATGGCACAAGGGACTGTAAGCTCTCTCGACCCTGTGTCTAATGCAGTTGCTGCCCTTTTTAGACCCTGGAGTTAGACTTTGTATTCCATCGTCGGGTCGACGatttaaaaaggggggggggtagactgtggcagtatgactattttaagtacctgtgcctttaaatgTGCGGGCCGATTTGTATCGTAATTCGTGGTAGCGCCCTATAAAAATGGCAGTGGTTGGCTGGGGGTCGAACGCTGGCAAGGTTCTTCCGGTTACCTGACTTCGTGGTAAAGATCTGCATACGACGGATTTATTGGAGGTGGCTGTTTGGTAGGTGGCAGTGGGTACGTTTTATTCCATTCTGTTTCGGCTCACTTGTACTCAACCGGTGGGTGCACGTTGCTGCGGGTAAATGGTGGGGCTGGCGACCTGTAATGGGCTTGTGTAAAATCGCCCGTAAGTTGGATTTTGGTtcgtgattgtgggttttaattaaCTTGTTTTGCCTGGCGCCATCCTTTGCAGGCAACGTGGAGGGAGTTTTATCCGGCTGGTTGGAGATCACTACGCCATTAAGCattgctgctctgcctgcttttacagctgcggtctggattgcctgtcctgcagttgctgctgctttgcctctttgcctctgctcttctcttctctcctttttttgtattatgAATGTGGGGATTGGTAGCTTGTCATTCCTTGTTTAACTGCGAGGATTAACTGTTTAGAGTGAGggattttattgtgttttaagaTTCTTTGGGGTTGGGATGCCATTAGGGAGGAAGGGAACTTTTTGTGGTGGCATGTTGTAttgtgtgtatgcatgggagttgtagtgttttgtttcaggatgccatctgctgtttgactgtttaacctcctaccctgtgtggaccagccccgaggttttattttgtcgtgtggatggtgttttattaatttatttgtaataaaagattgtaagtGGAGTGACGTCTCTTGCTGCCGTGTATAACGGACCTGAGTACCTTTCTCTTGGAGTTTCATTTAGTTTAGGAACTATTTCCCTGGGTGCAATtcccagggtggcgtagtcggtgtCTTAAGGGGTGGTTCCCCTGAACTCTGAGCCCAGCGCTGCGACAATAGCTCGGGATATATCAGCCATGCGCTGGCTTAATCTCCCCAAAACTGAGAGAGCCAAGCAGTTCTACCCGATACCACCAGGGGTCAGTGCATAAGAAAAGCTCAAGCTCCCACAGGAGTGCAAGTGGAAATAACAAAATGTCCACTGTTACAGAGGCAATAAGTTGTATTACTTTTGGTGCAATTCCCAAAGTAGCATAGCTGGTGAGTCTTTTAAATTATGGTGACCAGGGAGATCAGGGAGAACACTTGGAggtattttgggttttataaactatttactactttaaaactgaaaggctcttGTGCTTCgctaaatagttcagttcttcatgctttttgtttccttgattgaaagactcattcagctgtttcacattagcaTTACTGACACATGCATTATTATAGGAGACATGGGTGTAAATtactggggggatgggggggttgtagtccccccccaataaatcaaaaccagctaatactacccccccaaataatcatgtttctcccataatgggtggagacctcaaccccccaaTATTCCAGCCAAAGTTACACCCTTGGTCAGCCCAAAACTCAGTACTTAAATGAAATCCAGGTCCTCTTGATTGAAAGGGTGGTTTACAAATCCAGTTTTAGCTCAGTGTCCTCCCtggcatggattatctggtcaccctatttAAATACTCTTCCCACCTAGCATACATGTCTTATTCACATGCTCCTTTGGCTCTTCGGCCTTCCTTGCTTTTTGCCCCCTCTGGCCACTACGCCTGTATGAGTGACGTTTGTGCACCATTGATTAAGACCATATGTATTTGGGTGTTCCCTGtttgtgcatgtgagtgtggaTACTTATGTATGAATTTTAAATATTGTGTAAATTTGTGTGGATATGGACACGTGTGGATAAATGGCAAATGTGGGTTTAGATTGAATatgtgtctggatttgtatgtgtgtgtgtgtgtgtgtgtgtgagagggagagagaggtccttggctacgttcacactgccatgctgaagtgaTTAAAATTGGATTTTTTGCCTTAATGGAACacagatctgatcttttcagggctgtgtggacacgcaaatctgatcttttcaaatcagatttgtgtcactttcatatgtggtacTAAATTAGATACGTATCCGATTTTCGGCCATGCGACCTGCATGTGAACGCTCAGATCAgaattcatgtggctttttgctcatgcgctgacatcatcagcctgcaccggcaggctcgtacccacacatctcttggtgcagcagttccagcaataactgcgaaaacagaaaaagctagCGACTtgcctttttttctccttttcgacctgctcatgtacagctgattcactgtttgtcgtCCTCCAGAGCAAAGCGTGATACAATCAATGTGCGCATGCGTGACGTTTCGGAGGACCGATGCGTTCACATTACAGTCAGATACAGGTCAattgtagttatgaatgtgaaccgtcAAGATAGAAAAATCCAATTTGAGCAAAAAATTGGAATTGAACGATATGGCTGGCAGTGTGAATGTAGCCTTTGTGTCCCTGTATATCCATACATCCTGGCCAAAAAAGTCAAAAGAATTTAAGCAAGTAGTTAAGAGCAAATGATttgatcattattacagctcagcaacatTATGCAGCAACTAAGTGAAGTATGTTGAGATGctgaatctactgaatggcCAGGTTATCCCATCAATGGATTATTGCTTTCCTAATTATGTGGGCATTTCAGGATGATAATGCCAGGATTCATCAGTTTCGAATTGTCAAACTGTGGTTTAGGGAacatgaggaatcattttcacccaTGAATTAGCTACTTGAAAGTCTTTTGGACTTTATGGAGTGGTTCAAGTCACCTGTCATCAATACAGGTTCTCAGCAAGAAATTAATGCAAATTTGGATACAAAAAATGTTGTGATGTTCCATAAGCATGTGGAAACAATGCCATGACAAATTTACAGCATAAAGAAAGCTAAAGGTGGTCCAACAAAATACTGAAGTGCGTGACTTTTTTTAGCTAATGTAGTTAAGGGTGTGTATATGATTGTATTAGAAACTGGAAAGCAGGGGGTTCCTGGAAAGAGGAAAGCCCATAAGCTCTGTATAGAGGGGGAGGCTAGACTGTCTCACATCCTGTCCCCTTGGAGCAGACACAGGCAGAACCCAAACGTAACAGAACACTACAAAGAGAGGTTCCTGATTCCATGGCCCGACCTCCCGCGACTCGAGCCCTGCAGCTGCTGCTGGCACTCAGCTGGATTTTACGAGGTCAGAGCAACCTGACCAGCCTCCCCTTCCTCCAGATGACCAAGAACCCATTAAATTCGATTGAGAATCAGGAACTGGTCACAACAGGTAATAAGCTGGGCTGTCCTTTACTTTCCTTTTTCCTTGAGAGTTCTTGTACATTTTTGAAGTGGGTTTTTGCTCGTTATTGTCCTGAAGAAATTAAGTAGTTTGTCAACATCCCCAGTGGATTTATATAGTCACACCCCCCCGTCAGGGAAACCAGCCGCAAGCTGAATACCAACACACATCAGCGGCATCAGGGGGCATGAACCAGGAAAGATGCACTTTAATGACGATCACCGGTGTTTTAATCGACACTGGAGTCAATTTGATATGCTAATAAGAGCTACAAGAATGCTCCAAAAGGAAAGTAAAGGGGAGGGAAACACCTACCCCACTGCtgtcatttatttaaaagtgtagaacaataaaaacattaatgGTGTGATGTTCGCAAACCATTCATTTGCAGGGAACGAGTCCCGTACAGGAATTCCACACACGCGTTCACTCACCTACAAAGATTTGTTCTTTCTGTTATTTCACTTATCCTCTGACATATGACAGGAATGCTAATTTAACTCCTAAGTTAATGCCATATGCCCCACTCAGTAGTTGTTCTTCAAGCGGAAAGTACCTATTCGTTGTGTACACAATACACCAGGAGAAACAGTCTCCATTTTTATCAGATAGGGATGCAGTGGTAATtatcatacccggctcgtcggctcctcgtgtgtgtgccacgccccctgattacccacgtgtgcttcactgattgtttccagctttGTATGATTGCTTTGCATAgtcttgtcttatttaagtcctggtcttacctgttccccccGGCCGTAattgtggttatggtgtggtttGACGTTTGTAGATGTTCCCTGTTCCCAGTTCCCGTATTAAAACCTTAGTTTACCCAGATTCCAGCCTGTTTGCCTAGTCCTTGCCAGccagcccgcacgatcgccactCTCCCCGCGACTGATCGTGACAGTAATGAAAtatggcttttatttttattttattgatatTCAACAGATGAATAGTTTGTTCAATTTCATCATTGATATTAATGCATATTATAGTCAGGTTTTTTGTTTTAGTTATCAGGCAAAAACTCTTTGTCAGACCATATTTTTGGCAATGAAATTAACAGTGGAGGCAATACCAGGTATCACAAACGGGCATGAGTGCAAGCAAACAAGCTGTCTCAATGGAAACTGAACAGTTTAATTTAACTGCTGTAAAATCTCTTTCAGTGCGGTCAATCCTTTAGATTTtacctaaataaataaatccttaaataaatccctcagCTAAAGAGAAATTAGCACGCATAGCATAAGTGTCATGCTTAAGGAGAAAACTTAAGCCGTTTTGTGTAACTGGCCCCAGGTATGTTTGCTGCAGTTTTATATAGTAAACGAGATATTTCACTATAGAGTTAATTTTGTGCCAAAAGTATTAAAATTTTGAAAACCGCAAGCAAATTATTAAGCATCAGAATGAAAATATACAttgaaaatagaaaaaaatagaattacatgtttttatttttcttctctattttgttttgcttctggaattttttttttgcttctgaCTTTTGGTAATTTTCTTAATGGGTGGGCGGACTTTAGAAGGGGGTGTACACCTTACACATCTGTTGGTCAGCTGGAATTTGAAACGTACACTCCATTAATCATCAGAGCACGCCCTCTGTATGATGCTTCAGAGAATTGTAATATGGCCAGTTTTCAGCCATAACCGCTGTCATGGAAACAAGGCTGTAAGAAAATTGTTTTTGCAATGACAAACGTAGCAAAATCTTGGTGGAATCTCACGTATCTCAAAGCACAGATGTTTTTACTTTGAAAAATACTTTGTTATACCCATGACAGCAGAAGTACTTCTGGTTCATTATTCTTGTTTATTCTTGCTAGCTTCATGGTACTTTACTAAGTGTCGTAAGTGAAACAGCTGGCTGACTCAGAATGTGGAAGAGAGTGTGCATATACAGTAGGAGATTGGATTTTAGAGATGCATCATTTTCATGATGTAAATGATTTTAACCAAAAATTATTAGAGTTTGAACTCATTACCTGACCAACTGATGAGCTGTTAGGTGTGCGTTTTTAACAAATATGAGTAGCTAAGGTACAATGTTGAGAGACTTACACTATAATTAAATAACAAATACATGACTTATTAGTGGTATTTAGTTTACTCCTTAACAGTATTTATCCTAAATAATAAATACTGTTTCAGATTTGttttagggggtggcatggtggtgcagtggttagcactgttgcctcacacctctgggatctgggttcgagtctccgcctgggagtttgcatgttctccccatgtcgtcgtggggtttcctccgggtactctggtttccccccacagtccaaaaacatgctgaggctaattggagttgctaaattgcccataggtgtgcctgtgtgagtgaatggtgtatgagtgtgcccggcgataggctggccccccatcctgggttgttccctgcctcgtgcccattgcttctgggataggctctggaccccccacgacccagtaggataagctgtttggaaaatggatggatggatttattttaTGCAAACAAGAAGTGTCACTGAACAAGCTGGTGATCAGAAGTAATCTTTTAAGTGAACTGAATCAAATGAACTGTGTCCCAAAAAAGAGCAACTTTGCCCATTACTACCGGCATGTAAAAGGCATTGGTTTAGTGAATAACACTCAGACCTCTAGGTTTGGGGGCTTGACTCCGCCTCTGTCTTTTGTTTGGGGACCttacatgttctcctcatgtagTGTGCATGTAGGGGCTCTGTGATgacctgtgccctatgatgtcTGTAACCCTGACCAAAGTAAGTAGTAGGAAGGTGATACTCATTGCACTCCTCTGTTCCTGTCTCTTATTAGGTGATTTTTTGATAAAGCCTCAGACAGTCATCACAAAGTCACTGGACAACCAGATGAGCTGGATTTTAACTCTTTCAGAAAAATGCAAGCTGGAGCTACAAAGCCCCCTCATTGTGATTGTGGTGCCCGTCCTTTACTCGGTTGCATTCCTTGTCGGACTCCCAGTGAACATTCTGGCCCTGTGGGTGTTGATCTTCCACACGGAGAAGATCCCATCCACCATCCTCCTCATCAATTTGACAGTGCTGGATGTGCTCCTCCTTCTGATGTTGCCCTTCCGCATCATTTACTACTTTGCTGGCAATGACTGGTTCTTCGGTGAGCCAATGTGCCGACTGGTCATGGCTCTGCTCTATGGTAGCATGTGTGGTTCAGTACTCACCTTGGCATTAATCAGCATAGACCGGTATACAGCTCTGGTGCACCCCTATAGTGCTCTAACCCTGCGCAGCCATTGCACCTCCCTGGCCATGAGTGTGTCCGTTTGGGTGGTGGTTCTGTTGTCTATGCTGCTCGTGTTACCCTTTCGCCAGTCCTACCAGCTGACCAACCTTCCCATTATCACCTGTTATGATGTCCAGTCTGATTTTATTATGACTTTACTTTTCCCCTACTACATCAGCTTTTACTGTATTTGCTTCTTGCTCCCTCTGCTTGTAATTGTGTTCTGCCACGGCGCCATACTAAAGACCCTTCTGGCCAGAGGGCAAAGCTACTCCCACGCTGCCTGCCTCACTGCACTGATATTGCTAGGTGTCCTTGCATGTTTCCTCCCTGGCCAcatcctcctgctcctgctgcttACAGATCAAATGGACAACCTCTATGTGCCTTATATAGTCAGCCTGGCCGTCAGCTACTTTAGCCCCTGCATTGATCCCTTTATCTACAACTATGTGTCTGATGACTTCAGGGGCAAAGTTCTCAGAGTGCTCTGCTGCTGCCATGCCCGGCAACAAGTATCCCCCAATAACTGTGACATACATTTGTCAAGCAGCAGCCAATCCAGGAGCACTTTGCTGTCTAAGTTTTTGGGGCAGATGAAAATGTGCCAGGATTTGTGATGCAGAATAGATCTAAAGTAGATTTGCATGGGAAGTTTGAAAAATGTCATTAAGATGTAATTGTTGggtaaaaaatatttatatctctTGCTCTGTACTCGCGACAATTAGCTCACTATCTTATTTAAACAGACCAGTGAGTTTTGCTCAGTCATCACTCTACGGATTTTATTCTTCCATCAAGCACATAACTCAAATTGCTCAAATATACATATTATGCATAATTTCTCAAACTTTCAGAATAGGAACCAAACCTTGGCTATTTCCAGACATGACACCTTAAAAGACTTAATATATCACAAAATATGCAACAATGCAAAATATCAGTATAATATAGATATATTTTAAATTCCCCTTACTGAGCTCAAGACCTAgtcaatacaatcacacaccttatgatgtgatctgaagcttaaccctctggggttgaCGGCATTGTCTGCGATGCCGCGTATCTATCTTGTGTATTTCATTTCATAACttgctgaaatcttattgtagaaacataaaaaacactgactaaattcgtaatctgtcttctttttaaaacgtcaattgtcggaagtattaaagtttttaaaattaggtttctACAAACCTTTCTACAAGGAACCAATCTGTGATCCACATAAGTTGAGTATAGATGCAGATTCATGGTACGTACCACGTAACGGGTCTGGATTCTGTTCCAATACCAAGGCCTTAGTTGCAACTTGGCTAGTTTGCTATGTTGTGGCTTGTCAGGAGTAGAATGAGCTATCTTTATCTGATAAGTTACTAAGCTAGCATTCATGGCCATT
Encoded here:
- the LOC125750130 gene encoding proteinase-activated receptor 4-like, yielding MARPPATRALQLLLALSWILRGQSNLTSLPFLQMTKNPLNSIENQELVTTGDFLIKPQTVITKSLDNQMSWILTLSEKCKLELQSPLIVIVVPVLYSVAFLVGLPVNILALWVLIFHTEKIPSTILLINLTVLDVLLLLMLPFRIIYYFAGNDWFFGEPMCRLVMALLYGSMCGSVLTLALISIDRYTALVHPYSALTLRSHCTSLAMSVSVWVVVLLSMLLVLPFRQSYQLTNLPIITCYDVQSDFIMTLLFPYYISFYCICFLLPLLVIVFCHGAILKTLLARGQSYSHAACLTALILLGVLACFLPGHILLLLLLTDQMDNLYVPYIVSLAVSYFSPCIDPFIYNYVSDDFRGKVLRVLCCCHARQQVSPNNCDIHLSSSSQSRSTLLSKFLGQMKMCQDL